A window of the Bombina bombina isolate aBomBom1 chromosome 3, aBomBom1.pri, whole genome shotgun sequence genome harbors these coding sequences:
- the C3H1orf109 gene encoding ribosome biogenesis protein C1orf109 homolog isoform X1, producing MTDQAAIASVHQSLRKCFDVIEQQEGAWQLALQECEPLLSTLSNLAEQLLACQKVSFSNTALSIFPDLQECLHYKLEGAMEATLENLNDKILSMQKVKDAVSHHVGSVFYVYEVNADKIGLEASLERSAISPSIADMLEWLQNIEKHYRNQYLRMKLLLQVRSDCLAEIQALPQTWGKLGDKSPSIHQLVEDTLLNVAFFRENT from the exons ATGACAGATCAAGCGGCAATAGCTTCTGTTCACCAGTCTTTGAGAAAATGCTTTGATGTCATAGAACAGCAGGAGGGAGCCTGGCAGCTTGCTTTACAGGAATGTGAACCATTGCTCTCCACTCTGAGTAACTTGGCAGAGCAATTACTGGCCTGTCAGAAAGTCAGTTTCAGTAATACAGCTCTGAGTATCTTCCCAGATTTACAGGAATGTCTTCACTACAAGCTTGAGGGGGCTATGGAAGCCACTCTTGAGAATCTAAATGATAAAAT ATTATCTATGCAGAAAGTGAAGGATGCTGTGAGTCATCATGTGGGGTCTGTATTCTATGTCTATGAAGTTAATGCAGACAAGATCGGTCTTGAGGCTTCTCTGGAGCGTTCAGCTATTAGTCCATCCATTGCTGACATGCTAGAGTGGCTGCAGAACATTGAAAAACATTACAGAAACCA ATACCTAAGGATGAAGCTGCTTCTACAAGTACGTAGTGATTGTCTTGCAGAGATTCAGGCATTACCACAAACCTGGGGTAAATTAGGAGACAAATCACCATCTATACATCAGTTAGTGGagg
- the C3H1orf109 gene encoding ribosome biogenesis protein C1orf109 homolog isoform X2, translating to MTDQAAIASVHQSLRKCFDVIEQQEGAWQLALQECEPLLSTLSNLAEQLLACQKVSFSNTALSIFPDLQECLHYKLEGAMEATLENLNDKILSMQKVKDAVSHHVGSVFYVYEVNADKIGLEASLERSAISPSIADMLEWLQNIEKHYRNQMKLLLQVRSDCLAEIQALPQTWGKLGDKSPSIHQLVEDTLLNVAFFRENT from the exons ATGACAGATCAAGCGGCAATAGCTTCTGTTCACCAGTCTTTGAGAAAATGCTTTGATGTCATAGAACAGCAGGAGGGAGCCTGGCAGCTTGCTTTACAGGAATGTGAACCATTGCTCTCCACTCTGAGTAACTTGGCAGAGCAATTACTGGCCTGTCAGAAAGTCAGTTTCAGTAATACAGCTCTGAGTATCTTCCCAGATTTACAGGAATGTCTTCACTACAAGCTTGAGGGGGCTATGGAAGCCACTCTTGAGAATCTAAATGATAAAAT ATTATCTATGCAGAAAGTGAAGGATGCTGTGAGTCATCATGTGGGGTCTGTATTCTATGTCTATGAAGTTAATGCAGACAAGATCGGTCTTGAGGCTTCTCTGGAGCGTTCAGCTATTAGTCCATCCATTGCTGACATGCTAGAGTGGCTGCAGAACATTGAAAAACATTACAGAAACCA GATGAAGCTGCTTCTACAAGTACGTAGTGATTGTCTTGCAGAGATTCAGGCATTACCACAAACCTGGGGTAAATTAGGAGACAAATCACCATCTATACATCAGTTAGTGGagg